The following are encoded in a window of Stegostoma tigrinum isolate sSteTig4 chromosome 40, sSteTig4.hap1, whole genome shotgun sequence genomic DNA:
- the snrnp27 gene encoding U4/U6.U5 small nuclear ribonucleoprotein 27 kDa protein, producing the protein MGRSRSRSPRRERRRSRSTSRERDRARRRERSRSRERDRERRRSRSRSPHRRRSRSPRRHKSNSASPSRQKDQESKDREISEADMEGKTEEEIELLRVMGFDAFDTTKGKKLEGSVNAYAVNVQQKRKYRQYMNRKGGFNRPLDFIA; encoded by the exons AGCGCCGTCGCTCGAGGTCGACTTCCAGGGAGCGGGATCGAGCCAGGCGCCGCGAGAGGTCCAGGTCCCGAGAGCGAGACCGCGAGCGCAGGAGGAGTCGCTCAAGGTCACCTCACAGGAGGCGGTCAAG GTCTCCGCGACGCCACAAATCGAACTCCGCCTCTCCTTCGAGACAGAAAGACCAGGAATCTAAAGATCGTGAGATCTCAG AGGCTGACATGGAGGGGAAAACAGAAGAAGAGATTGAGCTGTTGAGAGTGATGGGATTTGACGCTTTTGACACCACAAAG GGCAAGAAGCTTGAAGGTTCTGTTAATGCTTACGCTGTTAACGTACAACAGAAGAGGAAATATCG GCAGTACATGAACAGAAAAGGTGGTTTTAACAGACCTCTGGATTTCATTGCGTAA